Proteins encoded by one window of Hafnia alvei:
- a CDS encoding Hcp family type VI secretion system effector produces MPTPCYIAIQGKTQGNITSGAFTSDSVGNIYVQGHEDQMLVQEFEHIVTVPTDPQSGQPSGQRVHKPFRFTVALNKAVPLLYNALASGEMLPKVELKWYRTSIEGKQEHFFSTILDDATIVDIDCHMPHCQDAVKAEFTQLVKVSLAYRKITWEHTVSGTSGADDWRAPSES; encoded by the coding sequence ATGCCTACTCCATGTTATATCGCCATCCAAGGTAAAACTCAGGGAAATATTACGTCTGGCGCATTCACTTCTGATTCTGTGGGTAATATTTACGTTCAGGGCCATGAAGACCAAATGTTGGTGCAGGAATTTGAACATATTGTGACTGTACCAACCGATCCGCAATCAGGTCAGCCTTCTGGTCAACGTGTTCATAAGCCATTTCGTTTCACCGTTGCGTTGAACAAAGCCGTGCCTTTGTTATATAACGCATTAGCTTCAGGTGAGATGTTGCCGAAAGTTGAGCTGAAATGGTATCGCACCTCCATTGAAGGGAAACAAGAGCACTTCTTCTCAACCATTCTGGATGATGCCACTATCGTTGATATTGATTGCCATATGCCACATTGCCAAGATGCCGTTAAAGCTGAATTCACTCAGCTAGTCAAAGTGTCTTTGGCATACCGTAAAATTACTTGGGAACATACCGTTTCCGGTACTTCTGGTGCCGATGACTGGCGTGCACCAAGCGAGTCTTAA
- the nusB gene encoding transcription antitermination factor NusB, whose translation MKPAARRRARECAVQALYSWQISKNDIADVEYQFLSEQDVKDVDISYFRELLSGVATNAEYLDGLMAPVLSRQLEELGQVERAVLRISLFELSKREDVPYKVAINEGIELAKTFGAEDSHKFVNGVLDKVAPTIRKSKR comes from the coding sequence GTGAAACCTGCTGCTCGTCGCCGCGCCCGTGAATGTGCTGTTCAAGCACTTTATTCTTGGCAGATATCCAAGAACGACATTGCTGATGTTGAATATCAGTTCTTGTCAGAGCAGGACGTCAAAGATGTCGATATTAGCTACTTCCGTGAGCTGTTATCTGGCGTCGCCACTAACGCAGAATACTTGGATGGCCTGATGGCGCCAGTATTATCTCGTCAGTTGGAAGAATTGGGTCAGGTTGAGAGAGCGGTTCTGCGTATTTCTCTGTTTGAACTGAGCAAGCGCGAAGACGTCCCTTACAAAGTTGCAATTAACGAAGGTATTGAGCTGGCAAAAACTTTTGGCGCTGAAGATAGCCATAAGTTTGTCAACGGTGTACTGGATAAAGTTGCTCCAACGATTCGCAAATCGAAAAGATAA
- a CDS encoding RidA family protein — MSGYNEVLARNTQNAPSDIGLYSQTVAFSHYNNFSVQLPIDPKSGELVAGGINEQAEQCFKNIKSVVESIKHVMSDVVRITIFVTNIKDADAVSVIYKSFFPTYVPALTVVAVDALPMGALVQIEVLLSNGEGTIPNAPQSGDLIKLINNTVNAPICSLSSQTVAFSHYNNLSAQLPINPITGRVVEGGIKEQTKQCLKNIKAIVDSIDVPFDDIVKISVFLTNLADLEAVNEVYATFFPDSAIARTIAYVPARTVIIASGLPMGALVQIEAVVSHGDGTPPQAVEDRHGLIIEPHNTDNAPKCSLSTQTVAFSHYNHLSAQLPIEPKSGKLVAGGVKEQAEQCLKNIKAIIESIEHSMRDVVKVNIALKNIADISAVDSVYATFFPGGIPARRIIGVADLPKDALIQIEVVVANEEGTPPKA, encoded by the coding sequence ATGAGCGGTTACAATGAGGTCTTAGCAAGAAACACGCAGAATGCACCAAGCGATATTGGACTCTATTCACAAACTGTCGCATTTTCTCATTATAATAATTTTTCAGTTCAGTTACCGATTGATCCAAAATCAGGTGAATTGGTCGCTGGTGGTATAAATGAGCAGGCCGAGCAGTGCTTTAAAAATATTAAATCCGTTGTAGAAAGCATCAAACATGTGATGAGTGATGTGGTTCGCATCACGATATTCGTTACAAATATCAAAGATGCTGACGCTGTAAGTGTAATTTATAAATCATTCTTCCCAACCTATGTACCCGCGCTAACGGTCGTTGCCGTTGATGCTTTGCCAATGGGAGCGCTAGTGCAAATTGAAGTGCTACTCTCAAACGGTGAAGGAACAATTCCAAATGCACCACAATCTGGTGATCTTATAAAACTTATAAATAACACGGTAAATGCGCCAATCTGTTCCCTGTCTTCACAAACTGTCGCTTTTTCTCATTATAATAATCTTTCAGCCCAATTACCTATTAATCCGATAACTGGCAGAGTCGTGGAAGGGGGGATAAAAGAGCAAACTAAGCAGTGTTTAAAAAATATTAAGGCCATTGTCGACAGTATTGACGTGCCCTTTGATGACATTGTGAAGATAAGTGTTTTTCTAACCAACCTTGCGGATCTTGAAGCCGTCAACGAAGTTTACGCCACATTTTTCCCTGATTCAGCGATTGCCCGAACCATCGCTTATGTTCCTGCACGGACAGTGATTATTGCATCAGGCTTGCCAATGGGGGCTTTGGTACAAATAGAAGCCGTGGTGTCACACGGTGATGGTACACCGCCGCAGGCCGTTGAAGACAGACATGGGCTCATTATAGAACCGCACAATACGGATAATGCGCCAAAATGTTCTCTATCTACACAGACTGTCGCTTTTTCTCATTACAATCATTTGTCAGCCCAGTTACCTATCGAACCTAAATCCGGTAAATTGGTGGCTGGTGGGGTAAAGGAACAGGCTGAGCAGTGCCTTAAAAATATTAAGGCAATTATAGAGAGCATCGAACACAGCATGAGGGATGTGGTTAAAGTTAATATCGCCCTTAAAAATATCGCAGATATTTCCGCAGTAGACAGCGTTTACGCAACATTCTTCCCTGGCGGTATTCCTGCTCGAAGAATTATTGGCGTGGCTGATTTGCCTAAAGATGCGCTAATCCAGATAGAAGTTGTGGTAGCCAATGAGGAAGGTACCCCTCCGAAGGCATAA
- the secF gene encoding protein translocase subunit SecF, producing the protein MAQEYSVEQLNYGRKVYDFMRWDYWAFGISGFLLILSIAIICVNKFNLGLDFTGGTVIEVSLEKPADMDMMRDALQKAGFVDPLLQNFGSSRDIVVRMPPTSSAASGEALGSKVIGVINEATSQNAAVKRIEFVGPSVGEDLAQHGAMALLVALLAILIYVGVRFEWRLAAGVVISLLHDVIITLGVLSLFHIEIDLTIVASLMSVIGYSLNDSIVVSDRIRENFRKIRRGTPYEIFNVSLTQTLHRTLITSGTTLMVILMLYLFGGPMLKGFSLTMLIGVSIGTASSIYVASALALKLGMKREHMLQQKVEKEGADQPSILP; encoded by the coding sequence GTGGCACAGGAATATAGTGTTGAGCAATTAAACTACGGGCGTAAAGTCTATGACTTTATGCGCTGGGACTACTGGGCGTTCGGTATTTCTGGCTTTCTGTTGATCCTTTCTATCGCAATTATTTGCGTGAATAAGTTCAACTTAGGGCTCGATTTTACCGGTGGTACCGTCATCGAAGTTTCGCTGGAAAAACCAGCGGATATGGACATGATGCGTGATGCGCTGCAGAAAGCAGGTTTCGTTGATCCGCTGTTACAGAATTTTGGTAGCAGTCGTGACATCGTGGTGCGCATGCCTCCAACGTCAAGCGCAGCGAGCGGTGAAGCGTTAGGCAGCAAAGTCATTGGCGTGATTAACGAGGCCACTAGCCAGAATGCAGCGGTAAAGCGTATTGAGTTTGTTGGGCCGAGCGTTGGTGAAGATTTGGCACAGCACGGCGCGATGGCGCTGTTAGTCGCGTTGCTGGCCATTTTGATTTACGTTGGCGTTCGATTCGAATGGCGTTTGGCTGCTGGGGTGGTTATTTCATTGCTGCATGATGTGATCATCACCTTGGGCGTATTGTCGTTATTCCATATTGAGATCGATTTAACCATCGTCGCGTCACTGATGTCGGTTATCGGCTACTCACTTAACGATAGTATCGTGGTCTCCGACCGTATCCGTGAGAACTTCCGTAAGATCCGCCGCGGAACACCTTACGAAATCTTCAACGTGTCTCTGACACAAACGTTGCATCGTACATTGATCACTTCAGGCACCACCTTGATGGTTATCCTGATGCTGTATTTATTTGGTGGACCGATGTTGAAGGGCTTCTCGCTGACCATGCTGATTGGTGTTTCTATCGGTACGGCTTCTTCCATCTATGTCGCATCCGCGCTGGCGCTGAAACTTGGCATGAAGCGTGAACACATGTTGCAGCAGAAGGTAGAAAAAGAAGGGGCGGATCAGCCGTCAATTCTGCCGTAA
- the ribD gene encoding bifunctional diaminohydroxyphosphoribosylaminopyrimidine deaminase/5-amino-6-(5-phosphoribosylamino)uracil reductase RibD — protein sequence MQQDQQRGDEFYMARAFELARRGRFTTTPNPNVGCVIVLNNEIVGEGYHLRAGEPHAEVHALRMAGDKARGATAYVTLEPCSHHGRTPPCADALVAAGVSRVVAAMQDPNPNVAGRGLFKLQQAGIDVSHGLMMNEAEAVNRGFLKRMRTGFPFVQLKMAASLDGKTAMASGESKWITSVEARQDVQRYRAQSSAILSSSATVLADDPSLTVRWDELDVTTQQAYPKERLRQPLRVIVDSQNRVTPAHKIVSQPGETLLARIHPDEQVWPEGVKQLSIPQYGQGLDLVVLMMQLGKQQINSVWVEAGASLAGAMLQAGLVDELIVYIAPKLLGDSARGLCVLPGLTELADAPQFVFSEVMPVGPDLRVVLRNAY from the coding sequence ATGCAGCAAGATCAGCAGCGTGGCGATGAATTTTACATGGCGAGAGCCTTTGAGCTAGCACGCCGTGGGCGTTTTACCACCACGCCAAACCCCAATGTCGGCTGCGTTATCGTTCTGAACAATGAGATTGTGGGGGAAGGTTATCACCTGCGCGCCGGTGAGCCTCACGCAGAGGTTCATGCGCTACGTATGGCAGGAGATAAAGCACGTGGCGCAACGGCCTACGTAACCCTTGAACCCTGTAGCCACCATGGACGCACACCACCTTGTGCTGATGCTTTAGTTGCTGCTGGCGTTAGCCGAGTGGTTGCTGCAATGCAGGACCCTAATCCCAACGTCGCAGGACGCGGTCTATTCAAGCTGCAACAAGCCGGTATTGATGTCAGTCACGGTCTGATGATGAATGAAGCTGAAGCTGTCAATCGTGGTTTTCTCAAACGCATGCGTACGGGGTTCCCATTCGTCCAACTGAAGATGGCGGCATCATTAGATGGAAAAACGGCGATGGCATCTGGCGAAAGCAAGTGGATCACGTCAGTTGAAGCACGACAGGACGTGCAGCGATACCGCGCCCAAAGTTCTGCAATATTGAGTTCCAGCGCTACGGTACTGGCTGACGATCCTTCACTCACGGTGCGCTGGGATGAATTAGATGTAACGACCCAGCAGGCCTATCCGAAAGAACGTCTTCGCCAACCGCTACGCGTTATTGTTGATAGCCAAAACCGCGTTACGCCAGCACATAAAATTGTCTCGCAGCCGGGCGAAACGTTGCTGGCAAGAATTCATCCTGATGAACAGGTGTGGCCAGAAGGCGTTAAACAACTTTCTATTCCACAGTACGGCCAAGGGCTGGATCTGGTTGTGTTAATGATGCAACTGGGCAAACAGCAGATTAACTCCGTATGGGTGGAGGCGGGGGCATCCTTGGCGGGAGCTATGTTGCAGGCTGGTTTAGTCGATGAGCTGATTGTTTATATTGCACCAAAACTGCTGGGCGACAGCGCCCGCGGTTTATGTGTATTGCCCGGCTTGACTGAGCTCGCAGACGCGCCTCAGTTTGTATTTAGCGAAGTGATGCCCGTAGGCCCTGATTTACGTGTAGTGTTACGTAACGCGTACTAA
- the ribE gene encoding 6,7-dimethyl-8-ribityllumazine synthase: MKTIEGVVAAPQARVAIAIARFNNFINDSLLEGAIDALKRIGQVSDDNITVVWVPGAYELPLAVRALTDTNRYDAVVALGTVIRGGTAHFEFVAGECSSGLASVAMNSVVPVAFGVLTTESIEQAIERAGTKAGNKGAEAALTALEMINVLKAIKA, translated from the coding sequence ATGAAAACGATTGAAGGCGTTGTTGCTGCTCCACAGGCTCGTGTTGCTATCGCTATTGCGCGTTTTAACAATTTCATTAACGACAGCTTGCTGGAAGGCGCAATTGATGCCCTGAAACGTATTGGCCAGGTTTCTGATGACAATATCACTGTAGTTTGGGTTCCAGGCGCCTATGAACTGCCATTGGCCGTTCGCGCACTGACCGACACTAACCGCTATGATGCGGTTGTCGCTTTGGGAACCGTAATCCGTGGCGGTACTGCCCACTTTGAATTTGTTGCAGGAGAATGCAGCTCTGGTCTGGCAAGTGTAGCTATGAACAGCGTTGTACCTGTCGCATTTGGTGTACTGACTACCGAAAGTATCGAACAAGCCATTGAACGTGCTGGGACTAAAGCGGGTAATAAAGGTGCAGAAGCTGCCCTGACCGCTCTCGAAATGATCAATGTTCTTAAAGCAATTAAAGCCTGA
- the pgpA gene encoding phosphatidylglycerophosphatase A, whose protein sequence is MSNPWHLLATGFGSGLSPIMPGTMGSLASIPFWLLLIQLPWQLYSLVVMFSICIGVYICHRTAKDMKTHDHGSIVWDEFVGMWITLMALPVNSWQWVLGGFLVFRVLDMWKPWPIRWFDRNVHGGMGIMVDDIVAGVLSAVIIYAIGHHWPIALFG, encoded by the coding sequence ATGAGCAACCCGTGGCATCTGCTGGCTACGGGATTCGGCAGTGGTTTGAGTCCGATTATGCCCGGCACTATGGGGTCTCTAGCCTCAATCCCGTTTTGGCTATTATTGATTCAGCTACCGTGGCAGCTTTACTCGCTGGTAGTGATGTTTAGCATTTGTATCGGGGTTTATATCTGTCATCGCACGGCTAAGGACATGAAAACTCACGATCATGGCAGCATTGTGTGGGACGAATTTGTTGGCATGTGGATCACGCTGATGGCCCTGCCAGTCAATAGTTGGCAATGGGTGCTAGGTGGTTTTCTTGTCTTTCGTGTGCTAGATATGTGGAAGCCGTGGCCAATTCGCTGGTTCGATCGTAATGTTCATGGCGGCATGGGTATCATGGTGGATGATATCGTGGCGGGTGTTCTCTCTGCGGTGATTATCTATGCTATTGGTCATCATTGGCCGATAGCGCTATTTGGTTGA
- the ispA gene encoding (2E,6E)-farnesyl diphosphate synthase — protein MVVFEQLLKTYHQRADAALIHYIDPLPFSDGQLVAAMRYGALLGGKRLRPFLVYATGEMFGLSLDNLDAPAAAVECIHAYSLMHDDLPAMDDDNLRRGQPTSHIKFGEAHAILAGDALQTLAFSILADSPMPAVAVTDRLAMLSELAQASGVAGMCGGQALDLEAEGKHVDLQALEQIHSHKTGALIRCAIRMGALAAGDAGRAALPLLDRYAQAIGLAFQVQDDILDVIGDSAKTGKPQGSDQELEKSTYPALLGLEQAQNKALDLYKDAIHVLEELEQHHSIDTLALKSLASFIIERDN, from the coding sequence ATGGTTGTTTTTGAACAGTTACTCAAAACCTATCATCAACGCGCCGATGCCGCGTTAATACACTATATTGACCCACTGCCCTTTTCTGATGGGCAGCTGGTTGCTGCGATGCGCTATGGCGCGCTGCTCGGCGGAAAACGTCTTCGTCCTTTCTTGGTGTATGCCACCGGCGAAATGTTCGGCCTTTCATTAGATAATCTAGACGCCCCCGCTGCGGCCGTTGAATGCATTCACGCCTATTCGCTGATGCATGACGATTTACCCGCAATGGACGACGATAATCTCCGCCGTGGCCAGCCTACAAGTCATATTAAATTTGGCGAAGCCCACGCGATTTTGGCCGGCGATGCGCTGCAAACGCTGGCGTTCTCCATTTTGGCTGATAGCCCAATGCCTGCGGTTGCCGTGACCGATAGATTGGCGATGCTTAGCGAACTGGCACAGGCCAGCGGCGTGGCAGGCATGTGCGGTGGACAAGCGTTAGATTTAGAAGCCGAAGGCAAACACGTTGATTTGCAGGCGCTTGAGCAAATTCACAGCCACAAAACGGGTGCATTAATTCGCTGTGCGATTCGAATGGGGGCTTTGGCCGCTGGTGATGCCGGACGCGCTGCGCTACCGTTGTTAGATCGCTATGCTCAGGCCATCGGGCTTGCATTCCAAGTCCAAGACGACATTTTAGATGTGATCGGCGATAGCGCTAAAACGGGTAAACCTCAGGGTTCAGATCAAGAATTAGAGAAAAGTACTTACCCTGCATTGCTCGGCCTCGAACAGGCCCAAAATAAAGCGCTCGATCTGTACAAAGATGCAATACATGTTCTTGAAGAGCTTGAGCAACACCACAGCATTGATACGCTGGCGTTAAAATCCTTAGCCAGTTTCATCATTGAGCGCGATAATTAA
- the xseB gene encoding exodeoxyribonuclease VII small subunit, producing MAKKAPAAPSFEQALSELEQIVTHLESGELPLEDALNEFERGVQLARLGQQTLQQAEQRVQILLNDDKDAPLSPFNADQE from the coding sequence ATGGCAAAAAAAGCACCCGCCGCGCCTAGCTTTGAACAAGCTCTGAGCGAACTAGAACAGATTGTGACTCATTTAGAATCTGGCGAACTGCCATTAGAAGACGCGCTCAATGAGTTTGAACGTGGCGTTCAGCTTGCTCGTCTTGGGCAACAGACGCTGCAACAGGCTGAACAGCGCGTACAGATCCTACTCAATGACGATAAGGACGCCCCTTTATCCCCTTTTAACGCGGATCAAGAATAA
- a CDS encoding DUF3251 domain-containing protein: MSIFRPLFVLAPLALMLTACASDPKTEALQSEVQELTQKVQKLSTEAEYLERQKAMNENNEQRIYLIPAANSDALGITSLGQLRILISHLEPEADGSKAVLQIKTANGSILPSFTGSLEWGTLNQATLEPDQSSILSQNISFTSPATPTNVTSMEVRFSDIAPENLGFIRLSGLERQ, from the coding sequence ATGTCTATATTCCGCCCTTTATTCGTGCTTGCCCCCTTGGCATTGATGCTAACGGCATGCGCTTCTGATCCTAAAACTGAAGCTCTTCAGTCTGAAGTTCAGGAGCTGACACAAAAAGTCCAGAAACTGAGCACTGAAGCTGAGTATTTGGAGCGTCAGAAAGCGATGAACGAAAATAACGAACAGCGTATTTACCTGATCCCTGCGGCCAATAGTGACGCATTGGGAATTACCAGTTTGGGTCAACTGCGCATCCTAATCAGCCACCTTGAACCTGAAGCGGACGGTAGCAAAGCCGTGCTGCAGATCAAAACGGCCAATGGTTCGATTTTGCCTAGTTTCACCGGTTCTCTGGAGTGGGGTACGTTAAATCAGGCCACGCTGGAACCTGACCAAAGCAGTATTCTGTCGCAAAATATAAGCTTCACAAGCCCTGCGACGCCGACCAATGTTACCAGCATGGAAGTCCGCTTTAGCGATATCGCACCGGAAAACCTTGGTTTCATTCGCTTGAGTGGCTTAGAACGTCAATAG
- the nrdR gene encoding transcriptional regulator NrdR: MHCPFCSAVDTKVIDSRLVGDGTQVRRRRQCLVCNERFTTFEVAELVMPRVIKSNDVREPFNEDKLRSGILKALEKRPVNSDDVEMAISHIKSQLRATGEREVPTKMVGNLVMDALKKLDKVAYIRFASVYRSFEDIREFGEEIAKLQD, encoded by the coding sequence ATGCATTGCCCATTTTGTTCCGCCGTTGATACCAAAGTCATTGATTCTCGCTTGGTTGGTGATGGTACTCAAGTGCGCCGCCGTCGCCAGTGTCTGGTTTGTAATGAACGTTTCACGACCTTTGAGGTTGCTGAGCTGGTGATGCCACGCGTCATCAAAAGTAATGACGTTCGAGAACCGTTTAACGAAGATAAGTTACGCAGTGGCATCTTAAAAGCATTAGAAAAACGCCCTGTAAACTCAGATGACGTTGAAATGGCGATCAGTCATATTAAATCTCAGTTACGTGCCACCGGTGAGCGCGAAGTTCCTACCAAAATGGTGGGTAACCTCGTTATGGATGCGCTGAAAAAACTCGATAAAGTCGCCTACATTCGCTTTGCTTCCGTATACCGTAGCTTTGAAGACATCCGAGAGTTTGGCGAAGAGATCGCGAAACTACAGGACTAG
- the thiL gene encoding thiamine-phosphate kinase, with the protein MACGEFDVIARYFNRHRTARRDVQQGIGDDCALLSISEKQLIAISTDTLVSGIHFLPDIDPADLGYKSLAVNLSDLAAMGADPAWVSLALTLPEINEPWLARFSDSLFEQLDYYGMQLIGGDTTRGPLSITYTINGLVPAGRALLRSGARIGDWIYVTGTLGDSAAGLAILQNRLSVENDEERSALIHRHLRPHPRVLQGQALRDLASSAIDISDGVVSDLGHILKASDCGANLYLDDLPMSASLTNNTTPEQALRWALSGGEDYELCFTVPELHRGALDVALGLLGADFTCIGQIAPAADGMRFWRGNAQVELDLQGFDHFGKD; encoded by the coding sequence ATGGCATGCGGCGAATTTGATGTTATTGCCCGCTACTTTAACCGTCATCGGACGGCTCGTCGGGATGTACAGCAGGGTATTGGGGATGATTGTGCTCTGCTTTCTATTTCTGAAAAACAGCTGATTGCAATCAGCACTGATACCCTCGTATCTGGCATCCATTTCTTACCTGATATCGATCCCGCCGATTTAGGCTATAAATCTTTAGCTGTAAACCTAAGCGATTTAGCCGCTATGGGCGCTGATCCTGCTTGGGTTTCTTTGGCTCTGACGCTCCCTGAAATCAATGAGCCATGGCTTGCACGTTTTAGCGACAGTTTATTCGAACAGCTTGATTATTACGGTATGCAGTTAATTGGCGGTGACACCACCCGTGGCCCGTTAAGCATCACCTATACCATTAATGGCCTCGTGCCTGCTGGGCGTGCATTATTGCGCAGCGGTGCACGTATCGGTGATTGGATTTATGTTACCGGTACATTGGGAGACAGCGCTGCTGGATTGGCTATTTTGCAGAATCGGCTTTCAGTCGAAAATGATGAAGAACGCAGCGCGCTAATTCATCGCCATCTGCGCCCACATCCGCGCGTGTTACAAGGGCAAGCGCTGAGAGATCTCGCCAGTTCAGCGATTGATATTTCTGATGGTGTTGTCTCAGACTTGGGGCATATTCTGAAGGCCAGCGATTGTGGTGCTAATCTCTATTTAGACGACCTGCCAATGTCAGCGAGCCTAACGAATAACACAACGCCTGAACAGGCGCTGCGTTGGGCGTTATCCGGCGGCGAAGATTATGAGCTGTGTTTCACCGTTCCTGAGCTGCATCGTGGTGCATTAGATGTCGCACTAGGCCTGCTGGGTGCTGATTTTACCTGCATTGGACAAATTGCCCCTGCAGCTGATGGTATGCGGTTCTGGCGTGGTAACGCTCAGGTGGAATTAGATCTTCAAGGATTTGACCATTTTGGCAAAGATTAG
- the dxs gene encoding 1-deoxy-D-xylulose-5-phosphate synthase, with protein sequence MSFDIAKYPTLALVEDPNDLRLLPKESLPKLCDELRQYLLNSVSRSSGHFASGLGTVELTVALHYIYNTPFDSLVWDVGHQAYPHKILTGRRDRIATIRQKGGLHPFPWRDESEYDVLSVGHSSTSISAGLGMAVAAEREGKNRRTVCVIGDGAITAGMAFEAMNHAGDIKADMLVILNDNEMSISENVGALNNHLAQLLSGKLYSSLREGGKKVLSGLPPIKELVKRTEEHLKGMVVPGTLFEELGFNYIGPVDGHDVQGLAATLKNMRDLKGPQLLHIMTKKGKGYAPAEKDPISWHAVPKFDPASGTLPKNAGGLPTYSKIFGDWLCETALDDSKLMAVTPAMREGSGMVRFSKEYPQQYFDVAIAEQHAVTFAAGLAIGGYKPVVAIYSTFLQRAYDQVIHDVALQKLPVMFAIDRSGIVGADGQTHQGAFDISFLRCIPNMVIMTPSDENECRQMLHTGHQYQDGPTAVRYPRGSGTGATLEPLACLPIGKGIVRRQGEKIAILNFGTLMPDALVAAEQLNATVADMRFVKPLDEALVLELAATHDVLVTLEENAIMGGAGSGVNELLMAKRKLVPVLNLGLPDKFIPQGTQAEALHEIELDSAGIVSQISRWLQD encoded by the coding sequence ATGAGTTTTGATATCGCCAAATACCCGACACTCGCACTGGTTGAAGATCCTAACGATCTTCGCCTACTGCCGAAAGAAAGCCTGCCAAAGCTGTGCGACGAACTTCGTCAGTATCTGCTCAATAGCGTTAGCCGCTCTAGCGGACACTTTGCCTCAGGGCTAGGCACCGTAGAACTCACGGTCGCGCTGCACTATATCTACAACACCCCATTTGATTCACTGGTTTGGGATGTCGGCCATCAGGCATATCCGCATAAGATCCTGACCGGGCGCCGCGATCGCATTGCAACCATCCGCCAAAAAGGCGGTTTACATCCATTCCCATGGCGCGATGAAAGCGAGTACGACGTGCTCAGCGTAGGCCACTCTTCAACATCCATCAGTGCTGGATTGGGGATGGCCGTTGCCGCCGAGCGTGAAGGCAAAAATCGTCGCACGGTTTGTGTTATTGGCGATGGAGCTATCACAGCGGGTATGGCTTTTGAAGCCATGAACCACGCAGGTGATATCAAGGCAGACATGCTCGTTATTCTGAATGATAACGAAATGTCGATCTCCGAGAACGTGGGCGCGTTGAATAATCATCTGGCCCAATTGCTCTCCGGCAAACTCTATTCCAGCCTGCGTGAAGGCGGGAAAAAGGTACTCTCCGGCTTGCCACCCATTAAAGAGCTGGTTAAACGTACCGAAGAACACCTTAAAGGCATGGTTGTTCCTGGAACCTTATTCGAAGAGCTCGGTTTCAACTACATTGGCCCCGTTGATGGGCATGATGTGCAAGGCTTGGCCGCCACGCTAAAAAATATGCGTGATTTAAAAGGCCCACAGCTGCTGCATATTATGACCAAAAAAGGCAAAGGCTATGCCCCTGCCGAAAAGGATCCGATCAGCTGGCATGCGGTACCTAAATTCGATCCAGCCAGCGGAACCTTGCCCAAAAATGCCGGTGGCTTACCCACTTATTCCAAAATTTTTGGCGATTGGCTGTGTGAAACAGCGCTTGATGACAGCAAATTGATGGCGGTCACGCCAGCCATGCGCGAAGGTTCTGGCATGGTGCGATTCTCTAAAGAATACCCGCAGCAATATTTTGACGTTGCGATTGCCGAGCAGCACGCCGTGACATTCGCCGCTGGTTTAGCCATCGGTGGCTATAAACCGGTTGTTGCCATTTACTCCACGTTCCTGCAACGTGCCTATGACCAAGTCATTCACGATGTGGCACTGCAAAAACTTCCGGTTATGTTTGCTATCGATCGCAGCGGCATCGTAGGTGCGGACGGCCAAACGCATCAGGGTGCCTTTGATATCTCATTCCTGCGCTGCATCCCTAACATGGTCATCATGACGCCAAGTGATGAAAATGAATGCCGCCAAATGCTGCATACCGGACATCAATATCAGGATGGCCCAACGGCAGTACGCTACCCACGCGGCTCAGGCACCGGCGCTACGCTAGAGCCTTTAGCCTGTCTGCCGATTGGCAAAGGCATTGTTCGTCGTCAGGGCGAGAAGATCGCCATATTAAACTTCGGCACGCTGATGCCAGATGCCTTAGTCGCCGCAGAACAGTTAAATGCCACCGTTGCTGACATGCGCTTTGTTAAGCCACTCGATGAAGCATTGGTGTTGGAACTAGCCGCCACGCACGACGTACTGGTGACGCTAGAAGAAAATGCTATTATGGGCGGTGCTGGCAGCGGCGTGAATGAACTGCTGATGGCGAAACGTAAGCTCGTTCCTGTACTAAACCTTGGTTTACCGGATAAATTTATCCCACAGGGGACTCAGGCTGAAGCCTTGCATGAAATTGAGTTAGATTCAGCAGGCATCGTTAGCCAGATCTCGCGCTGGTTACAAGATTAA